A part of Antennarius striatus isolate MH-2024 chromosome 21, ASM4005453v1, whole genome shotgun sequence genomic DNA contains:
- the ch25h gene encoding cholesterol 25-hydroxylase-like protein, producing MLLQPLWTALLRHSALLRAPLFPVSFSLTAYLCCCAPYLLLDLLAPHWPPLRRYRLEPGPPLGGGTVLLCLCLVLQNHLLFILPLTLLHWYLTPAHLPAEAPPLPRLLAQVLVCLLVFDLQSFVWHLLHHRVTWLYRRVHKVHHTFSAPSAPAAEYSSAWETLSLGLFAAATPPLLGLHPLTRLVFFWVNVWLSVEAHCGYDLPWAPHRLLPLGLHGGAPHHHLHHLHSSCNYAPYFTHWDRLAGTLRRPRPHPELKG from the exons ATGCTGCTGCAGCCGCTCTGGACCGCCCTCCTGCGACACTCCGCCCTCCTGCGCGCCCCCCTGTTCCCGGTGAGCTTCTCCCTGACGGCCTACCTGTGCTGCTGCGCCCCCTACCTGCTGCTGGACCTGCTGGCCCCCCACTGGCCCCCGCTGCGCCGCTACCGGCTGGAGCCCGGCCCCCCCCTTGGCGGGGGCACGGTGCTGCTCTGCCTGTGCCTGGTGCTCCAGAACCACCTGCTGTTCATCCTCCCCCTGACGTTGCTGCACTGGTACCTGACCCCCGCCCACCTGCCGGCggaagccccgcccctgccCCGCCTCCTGGCGCAGGTGCTGGTCTGCCTGCTGGTGTTCGACCTCCAGAGCTTCGTGTGGCACCTGCTGCACCACCGGGTCACATGGCTGTACCGCCGCGTCCACAAG GTGCACCACACCTTCTCGGCCCCCTCCGCCCCGGCAGCGGAGTACTCGAGCGCATGGGAGACCCTCAGCCTGGGCCTGTTTGCCGCCGCCACGCCCCCGCTGCTGGGGCTCCACCCCCTGACCCGGCTCGTGTTCTTCTGGGTCAACGTGTGGCTGTCGGTGGAGGCACACTGCGGCTACGATCTGCCCTGGGCCCCCCACCGCCTGCTGCCCCTGGGGCTCCACGGGGGGGCGCCGCACCACCACCTGCATCACCTCCACTCCAGCTGCAACTACGCCCCCTACTTCACCCACTGGGACCGCCTGGCAGGGACGCTCCggcggccccgcccccacccagAACTGAAGGGATGA